ACCAATATACTCACGTATGAAGTTTCACAAAGAAATCACAGCCGTGCTATTCTGGATAAAAATGTCAAAATCAAAGTTATATTAAAAAAACATTGTTTGATGAATAGTATGGTCTCAAttgtattttcttcactaagaATACCACAGGCATCAATACTTCACATATACTGCAGGTTTTTCCCTTGTATTTTTTTCAAATATCTATTCATGTGGGTGCACATGGAACCATGTTCCTTTGTATTTTTGATGATTTACCTGCACATATAGTGTGATTGTGTAAAAATAATAATTACTAGTAAACCCTTGTACCTACCCATACAGTGTGATTGTGTTAAAAATGATTGTATACTATACCCTTATTTGATAAGCGTTTACTTGGTTTACCAAAGAAAACATAATTTTATTTGGGAAGTCAATATGAGGTACAATGGATGCAGTTTTCAGGAAAAAAATGGTGTAAAAAATCATAAATGAAAGGGAAAAAAAATCAATACGGAGAAAGGGAGGGAGAGGGGGGCATGTAAGATTGGCCGAATGAAGAACAAAACCTTACTATAAGTAGGAGAGATTTCATGGTGCATACAACATTCATTTGAAATGATTTATCACAAATGGAATGACGAACAGAAAACATCTCCTGATCAAGACATCATAAGCTCAAACATTGACCTGTGATGTAAGTATGTATCAACCAGCTCAAATGGCCGTAGCAAAACGGTTAGACGATACAAGACATTTTCTTCATTCAAGTTTCAGGCTGCCGGAATGAGAAGAGCCGCAGGCCCTGGAAGAAGGAAAAGGGCTAAATAACATCAGGTTGTTGTGATGGTGACGGCGTGGGCTTCATTCTCCTTATGCGGTACGCAGGATGATGTGAACCCCGCTCTCGGTGTCGATGATGTCGCTGATCTCCCCCACCTTGAGAGCGTACGTGGCGTCCTCGAAGGGCTTCTGCATCTGCCTCCTCCCAAAGGTGCCTATCAAGGATCCATAGCAACATAACGGTTACCAAGGCGCAGTTGTGGTTGAACGTCAAGAGGTGCAATCAGCAAGAATTCCATGAATGAACATCATTGATGTGTTTCCACAGAGATTGGATTATTAATTGAGCGGATAAAATGTAACAATCAATAGCATCATGGTTGCAGCACCATGGTGGCGACTCTTCACCCTAATCAGCAAGAGCACAAACTTCGTGAAAGAGATGCGCACTGATCCAAAAGTCTAACAACACAACAAGGCAAGGTTCTGTGATAACTGCTGTCAAACTTGCAAGTACAGAACAACTTCTGCTTCACGCTTCTTCCTTCAAACTAGGCAACATGGCAATCTTAGCTTCAGGTTTTCTTTAAATATCATAAGGAAACCCAAGCTCTCTTCTTGAAAGCCTAACCTCACATTCGTCATTCAGAATGGGAACAAAAACGAGCAAAGGAAGGAATTGAAATAAATAGGTATGTACAAGCAAATGTAAGAGATCACAACTAATACCACGAAACAATTCTGGCCAACTTATTTCTCACAGATCCAACGAAAAGCACGTGCTAGGACAACCAATTGAATATTTAGTATTCTTGTTTTAAAGACAAGTTAGTACaatcttaaaaaaatgtttatgcaCTTTCAAGTGAAGCCTATCCATGATCCTCTTAACTTAGACCAAGCAATCACTGCTTCCTACTACGAAATAGCATCACTTCCCTACGCAGTATGACACACATGATTAGTTGGTGGATCCAGGAAGGGATGCCATGAAAGCACGCTAGCCGATCGATCCACCTATCTCCGCATAAAAATCAGATTCCTACTCAGAATTCGGCCTCCTGGGATCTAATGTTAACCCCATAAAAAGCAGTCCTATTGATTCATGAATCATGCTGATAGTACATCCCTAAATACTGTAGTACATTCCTGACCCCTGCCCATGTTAGGAAATAACCGAGCACCGAATCGCCGGATCGACAGCTCGGAGCAACCCTAAATCGTAGTAACGGCCACGCATCCAAATCTAGCCGGAGCGGGGCggggggcgggggaggcggcgcaTCGCGTCGTGCGCACGCACGTACCTAGGTCGCCGCCGCGGCGGGCGGAGGAGCAGTCGGAGTGCTGCGCGGCGAGGTCGGCGAAGGAGCCGCGGCCGGCGAGGATCTGGGCGCGGAGGTCGCAGAggcgcgcggcggcgtcggcgcgcgtggtGGCGGAGATGACCCGGCCCTCGGGGTCCTTCCAGGACGCCTTGCGCCGGGACCCCTCGTGCTTGATCAGGATGTGCGACGCCCGCACCGTCTCCTCCCCCGTCGCCGCCATCTCTCCcttcctccgccgctcgccggtcCGGTCGCTTCGGTGGGTGGGGCGGGGTGGCTCCGTCCGGCGCAGGCAGACAGGCACAGCGGAGATCTTTTTCCGAGTTCCTCTGATTGGTTTATGTGGGCGGAACCTAggccagttcttttgccagaatctggaAATTCTTCGAGACCTTACTCAGCTTTTCCTAAAATCTTTGAGCCTCGTTTGTTTTACAATTCTATCTAATTAGACCCTaattagataggattgtaaaacaaacaAGGCCCAAAGATTCTGGAAGAAGCTGAATAGGGGTCGAATTCTGGGAAAATCCCCAGATTATGGCAAAAGAACTGAACCTAATAGCGAAAGCAGAGCACGAGGCGTATTACGAAAGTGCGCCTTTAGACTGTGTAAACAGAGAATAGGCTCACCTTAACATCACGATTCCACGACGTCGTACATTGCttgatttttttttagaaaaaaacttACGGTCTACCCCCTCCGTCTTGAAACGAAACAACGTTTTTCACACTACACTAGTAtcaaaaaatgctcttatattttaaGATAGAGGGAGTATTCATCAAACATCATGGCAGTATAAAAAAACACCAAACAATAGAAATTACATGTatgttcgtagaccacctagcgacaactacaagcatTGAAACGAGTCGAAGGCGTGCCCGCGCCATCGTCCTTCCCTCTGAAGTCGGGCAAACCTTTGTGATAGACAGTTTCGTACTAAGCCTCCAAAGGACCAACACATCAGAATAGCAACCGTCGTCGATGAAGAGAAGAGCAGATCGAAAGGATCCGTAAAGATACACACACGTAGACAAACGAAGACCGGATCTAAGCATACCTACTGAAGAAAAACATGGACCGAATCTTGCGAGATCCACCGGAGATGTATTTCCACACGCCCTACATGCCCTCCGACGATGCTTGACTCACTATCAGGACATGGGCTAGGCAGGTAGAATCTTAGTCCATCTTTAGGGAGCTTCCGCCTCATCtttctgagtaggacacaaacatGATGCCTTTTGAGATCCGCTTTGGATAGCAAAGGTTTCACTCTGTCTCCTCAAGTAGTGACCCTGGGTTATCAAACCCATGAGAGGATGTCCACTACGTCAGAGGCTCTACCAAGTCTTTACAAGAGAATTAAATTCTAGTTTTTGTAACCAGACCTTAACAACCTTAGAGGGTGTAACACTATAATTAGAAAAGACATGGATATGAGGTCTTGATTCTTACAATCATATATTTTCTGTAGGGATCATCATGATGTTAATTTATGCTCTGGAAGGCACCTGTTAAGATGTGTTTGCAAATGCGATGAAATAGAGGATGTGTCCAAATTACGTCTTGAGCAGTTGCATCAAGAATTAGTTGTCCAACTGCAGACCTTTACCGTCTCGCGGGGTTACCTCAGTTATTAAGAATACTAGATCATTGTTGGCGTGCGTTGCCGCACCCCGTCTATTTTGACTCTTAATTGTTAGAAATAAAAAGCAACTTGTATACATTtgtttagtactccctctatccaAAAATAAGTGTAATGGTTTTAGTTAAAATTCATGTTAAAGGTTTGTGAAATATAAGTACATCAAATGGATAATAATCAAATCATATAACAACTTTTTTTGAAACCAAATATGGCGGACCAGTTTATAAGGAAAATCAAACAAAAAAGCCGCACAAGCAACGAAGCCTCATCGCCCACACGACACAAGGCTACAGTCGCCTCAACACACACACCCAAGTTCGGAGCCACCGCTCCAACAACCACCGCTCGCACGTGAACCACAATGCCGCACGGTACGGACACCCTATATCCCTAGGTACAAGAGACAACCGCCCGCAGACAACACCCCCAAATCATATGACCATTGTTTTCATAGTTGCTTATCATGAAACATTTGTCCAAGAGTTCTATTAACAACGTACCATTTTAGGCCAACTTAGAATTTTGTATTAATTCCTTTGAACAAGAGAAGTTTAGATATTTCGCAAGAATACCACGCCTATAGAGAATAAGATATACAATTCACCATATCAACATTGAATTGTCAAGTTATAGAAAGGTTTTCCAATACGTAGATAACTCTGCAAACCCTGATCTTTAAATAACACATGCTAGtacaattattattattttcaaaacaGGACCAAAGTGCCCAATAGCTCATAATGTAGATGCCACCACATAGCCAAAGTACATAGTTACTGCAAGAATGGAGAAAGCCCACACATTGGTATTGCTGGagtaaaaaaatcattttccatacCGAGCAGCCCTTGTGTTGGATCAAGTAGACTGAACACCATAAATCATCAAAAAGTTGTCTAATTTTAGCAGTTAAACAAATCCGTAAATTCAGCAAGCCAAATACACATAGGATGGGAGATAGCAGCAAACTTACCACTTGTGCATCAGAAAAAATAGGATCCAGTTATCATGCACGCCAATAATTTCCTAAAAATAAGTTAGAAAACAGAAGCCATGAAGAGAAAATTAAATATACAGTTCACGATCCAACAAGTACTGATGCATCAGTCGCGTAAACAAAATCCGGTGAAATTCATGCGAGACTATGATCTTGCaggaaaggaaagaagaaaagatTATATAAGTAAATAAGAAGAATTGTGCTGGTGGTAGCGAAGGATAAACCAAACAATATACTAGGTGAGATACCCGTGCATGAGCTCGTAGCTGTTGTGCCCGCCATTTCCCCAGCCTATGCGTGCAGAACTATAGATGGATTACTGCGTCGGTGATGCCAAGGTGAAAGGTGGAGACAGGAGAGACATCAAGGGTGGTGATGATGAATCAGCGGGTGGGGAGGCACGAGCTCCCATGATACTCCACTTTGTTCATCCTCCTCCAGTCTGTTCCCCCTCACCGATCGCAGTCGGGGTCATCCCGCGCACAGGCTCAAGCCTCTTCGTCCACTGTGTCCGCTGGCCGCGGCGTCCATGCGGACTGAGGGGAAGGGTTGGCGATCGAGGAGACGGAATGCAGGAGTACCTCCATTTAATCATCCACGATAAATGCCCTGCTGGAACGGATGATTGATTGTCCCCAATACAGGCGGATCAGTTCCACTCGCCCGCCTCACGCTAGCCATAGTGGGgataacttaggtagtaacttaacacatctcaagacaattttgcttatgtggcaagtatttaataaGGAGAGAGATgcttggagtaacataatatgttactgtaacatagcgctttccgaggtaaaatgagtctataaggCAATAAATGAAACaaactatgacactactactactacctccgtcacggtttagaaggcgctTTTGGAAATTCTTTGGGACCTAGGTGGTTATCTATAGGTTATGAGATgggctaaaaaatagcattcacactatgcatgcatatagaaatagtatatcggaatactaattagctactagaaataaatgcaatgcgccctaaaccttgtctattgtgGAAATGCACGCAAATTTAATTGTGCCTTCTAAACCGTGATAGAGGAAGTAAGATACTTTGCACTAcggggtagtaacttagactagtgtcatgcatatgacactagtctaagttactccccactatgtcATGCATATGATACATATGCCCGGAGAACGCAGGCCAGAGTCCTTCGTTTTTATGGCACATGGCAGACATTCCTCAATGGAACAGCCCATTGGCCCAATTCAATCCAGTACGTCCAAAAAAGCTACCGAAGCAGTGGCCCATGGCAttgagggcatctccagccgttcggccccccagggcgcctaaatagagcAGCCTGGGGGCGTGCCGACGCTATttggcccctgggggcgacctagctcccagtcacgcccccatgCGCCGGCCCCAGGATGTGGGAAATTTAAACTTGGTCGTTCCCACTCTCAAAAGACGCCACAAATCCAgcgatcggacgtagtctggcgttacaaaaaacagagcgccgcacgccgcaagttcgcgtgcgcaatgattcactcggtggggtcggctccaggcgttggcggagttgtcgtgcgcgggctcggcggtgtcggagctgcttcggtgctgggctgtgtcggcgcggcttcggcactgctgggcggcgatgtagaggggtcgttcgggcttggcgtccgtgtggtcgtgggcgcgggagcttgcgtcgtcggcgtcgtcggcgttgccgtctgcatctggttcaggatgaggccgcgctctgccatgtaccacgccctgagctgctcgtcgttgctctggagcatgtccgccccgcccattagaaaagccatgtcggtgttcctcttcttcgcggcgacgtttgtccggagcaggtcgagcttgatggtgCTGTTCTTCATCAGCGACGACCACCGTGCCTCAGTCTTCTCTTCacgtaggacggcccgggcctgggcgtcggcgaggcaatgctcgatggactcctgcactcgcgcggttgccgcgtcggtgttttccccttctttgccaatttgtggccgtccgaccgcccctctgacgcgcccggagtcgttgcgtccggcttgtatgtctccttggccttgtcgagggtacgTCGGACTtctgcccacttctcgcacttgtcaatgcgcttgtagacgtggaggtgcttgaagtcggcgtcttggttgtcacgccgatacatggtgaacatacgcagcagctgcgcggaggaacaaacagttggcgggcggcgGGCGTTGACGACGAAGAGATGCGGGCGAACGACGTGCGTACCTGATCCTCaccgctggcgccgctctccgggcgagccgcgacctcctcgacgattccatgccatttgttgaacgccaactggatacgcccccaatggttcgccatcgccttggagccgcgctgcatgtagacgcctttgaagtatgggtcgacgagcttccgctcgtcaaactcggccttgatgcggtcccagtacgtctTCAAActctggttcgcgccggtggtcgggtcgaggcagacgactttccatgcttcggcgaggcattcctcctccttggacgtccacttgatgcgcggttcgcctgacctagccgcccgcttcttcttcttctggcgccccttcgtcggaacaggagccggctcctcctcctcctcctcctcctcgtcctcctcctcctcctcgggttcctgcgcttcgtgcgcgtcctcgccgtagacgtagccgagctcggcctccatgtcgccgctgagatccactacctcgtcatgggtggcgaacccgggagacgcggcggccgcggttgctcctgtcgcgatgatgtcgtccatgtcggctcctGTGTCGTCCGTGTcaccgaggtgcgagaagggcagcggcCCACGGCGgagatggggcgtcggtgtggaAGCGTAGGcagcgggcggcgagtagttgtatggagggtactgcacgccgacgaaggcggACGAGGGTGTGCGTGTCGCGGGGTGGCCATGggggaaggtcacgtttgggttgaacccccCGTGCGCGTCACTGTCGGCGTAGCGGGGCGACGATGATCCCCATGGAGATCCgacgccttgctgtccccagggcgcgtactgggcgtggctgacgacgggtggattcatcatccccgcatggtcgaccgatgaggaagacaccgccgcacgcgccgcgttgtcgcgggccttcttggcaatggccctgttccgccggtcggtggtgactgtgtcgcgtcgctgaacttccaccctccactcggcgtttgacatgcccggtggcttcgatggaggcgccctcggcttcctctactTCGGCTGGGCCATGGTGCCAGTCGTggttgccgccgcgcgcggcatggcgtacttcttcggcggcatggcggcgactggaaggcgagctggagggggtttggcgggagaaagggagggaatggcgggaggaaggcgagcgagcagaggagatgcgagggaaaagcgtcaagaagcggcgggaaaaggccctcgggtcACCGCCAGGGCGGGCCCATgcgcctttttcgcttgtgccggctccccaagcgccccccagggtgccgggttcggcctgggtccgccggcaccaattttggcccgagccggcgaaaaacgggcttctggggcgcgactgggcctttttttggcgccggcgcggcaaaatcgcctggggagggcctgtttgGGGCGCGGCTGGAGTTGCCCTGAGCGATCAGAATTACTAGTGAACGACAAAAGATTAGCTGTGATTCACGGCTCATCTGATGGCCGAAAATGGTTCAAATTGGCAATCGGATGGTTGGGAGCATGATGGCCTGGGAGGGCTGGAAAAGTGTGCAGTTTTAATGTCTTTAAATAATTCAAACAAAATCACCGGGAATTTAATGATTAGACCTCATGAATCCCCAAGGATTGACTTTCTGCTACCGTACTAAATCTTTCTGTCACCGATGTTCAGAATAGCGTTCCGCGTCCTCCCTGCTCCTAACCTTCTTCTTGATTGAACTCCGAGATCCTGGGTATCTGCAGGGTCGTAGAACGATAAAGAGACAAGAGACAACTCTGTAGCAATCAGACACATACATGACATTAATAATTCAGAGTCATTCCATCGATCCCTCATACAAATACACATGGTTTCAAGACTATGCCTCAACCCATTGCCTTACTGTACTCGCACATGACGATCGGCTCGCAAGATGAAATCATTGGAGAAGACATAAAGATGAATGCTTtattgataatatgtcttacaatggttTATCAAACCCATGCGAGGATGTGCACTACGTCAGAGGCTCTCCTTACGAGATAATTAAATTCCAGTGTTTGTAACCGGACCTAACAACCTTAAGGGTGTAAACACTAGACTTAAAACATGCATGGATATGAGATCTTGATTCTTACAACCATATATTTGCGCTTGGGATCATCATGATCTTAATTTGTGTTGTGGAAGAGAACCGTTAAGATGTGTTTGCAACGTgatgaagtgggggatgtgtccaaattacaTCTTGACCGGTGCGTGACCTGTATTAAGGGTCAGTTGTCCAACCCCAGGCCTTTATCATCTCGCGGAGTTACCTAAGTTATTAAGAGTATAATTCAAACAAAAGCATTGGACGTTTAATGAATACATCTCATGAATCCCTAAGGATTGGCTTTCCTCTATCGTATTAAACCTTTCTGTCACTTGTGTTCAGAATAGCGCTCCGCGTTCTCCCTGCTCCTAACCTCCTCCTTGATTGAACTTCAAGATTCTGGGTACTTGCAGAGTTGTAGACCGATAATGAGACAAGAGACAACTCCGTAGCAGTCGAACACATACATGATATTAGTTATTCAAAGTCATTCCATTGATCACTCGTACAAATACATAGATTCCTCATACAAATACATAGGGTTGCAAGGCTATGCCACAACCCATTACCTTACTGAATTACTCTCACATAACGA
The window above is part of the Triticum aestivum cultivar Chinese Spring chromosome 2A, IWGSC CS RefSeq v2.1, whole genome shotgun sequence genome. Proteins encoded here:
- the LOC123186929 gene encoding peptidyl-prolyl cis-trans isomerase Pin1 yields the protein MAATGEETVRASHILIKHEGSRRKASWKDPEGRVISATTRADAAARLCDLRAQILAGRGSFADLAAQHSDCSSARRGGDLGTFGRRQMQKPFEDATYALKVGEISDIIDTESGVHIILRTA